A genomic segment from Parolsenella catena encodes:
- a CDS encoding ComF family protein, whose translation MPIANEPKDGPTGAGLSAPGGVWSLASRVAAAAAELAWPTRCVLCDAPGELLCETCRSHLPWFSQRWACPNCGAPFGWVSCTECGASRGELWETRACVCALPLEGVGRSLVLSYKDAGERRLAPVLAAAMAVALDEASAWPAADGAARFDASELDAVCFVPATPAAYARRGFDHMEGVSRSLSGMLGLPLADVLARPEARDQRRLGREERLANAASSTRVVGDVTGCSLLLVDDVVTTGASVRACARDLLAHGAESVTACALARTW comes from the coding sequence GTGCCTATTGCCAATGAGCCAAAGGACGGGCCAACCGGGGCGGGCCTGTCTGCTCCCGGGGGCGTCTGGTCGCTTGCCTCGCGCGTGGCCGCCGCCGCGGCGGAGCTCGCGTGGCCCACGCGCTGCGTGCTGTGCGACGCCCCCGGCGAGCTTCTGTGCGAGACGTGTCGCAGCCACCTGCCGTGGTTCTCCCAGCGATGGGCCTGTCCCAACTGCGGCGCCCCGTTCGGGTGGGTCTCGTGCACCGAGTGCGGCGCCTCGCGAGGCGAGCTGTGGGAGACGCGCGCCTGCGTGTGCGCGCTGCCGCTCGAGGGCGTGGGACGCTCGCTCGTGCTCTCGTACAAGGACGCGGGGGAGCGCAGGCTTGCGCCCGTCCTCGCCGCGGCCATGGCCGTGGCGCTCGACGAGGCGTCCGCGTGGCCGGCCGCCGACGGCGCGGCTCGCTTTGACGCGTCCGAGCTCGATGCCGTGTGCTTCGTTCCCGCGACGCCGGCCGCCTACGCGCGGCGCGGCTTCGACCACATGGAGGGCGTCTCGCGCTCGCTTTCCGGCATGCTGGGCCTGCCGCTTGCCGACGTTCTCGCCCGCCCCGAGGCGCGAGACCAGCGAAGGCTCGGCCGCGAGGAGCGCCTTGCGAACGCGGCGTCCTCCACGCGCGTCGTGGGTGACGTCACGGGCTGCTCGCTTCTGCTCGTTGACGACGTCGTGACGACGGGCGCCTCGGTTCGCGCCTGTGCCCGCGACCTTCTCGCCCACGGCGCCGAGAGCGTCACGGCCTGCGCCCTTGCCCGAACCTGGTGA
- a CDS encoding D-alanine--D-alanine ligase family protein: MSNNLRVAILFGGTSSEHDISLRSATNVLSELDGRGYDLALIGITREGTWLNYTGDAADVREGDAWASHDVCPVVVVPGDGLFRHEADGTLCRIAVDVALPVLHGQGGEDGITQALLESAGVPYVGCGVLSSAVCMDKDASHRLAAASGIRVPKCEVLYRGATEADMRAAVEACGGYPVFVKPTRGGSSYGVSKVADASEMAHALEVAFALDPKVSVEEAIEGTEVGCAITGDASGKLEMGVVDETVVTDGGFFHIHQDQTAGAAASSKNSSLRCPAQISDDEMACVRETGFAVYRALCCSGFARVDLFVTPAGEVVLNEVNTIPGLTRYSRFPEMMKASGRALADVLDGLIRTAAAGQDR, encoded by the coding sequence ATGAGCAACAACCTACGCGTCGCCATCCTGTTCGGCGGCACCTCGAGCGAGCACGACATCTCGCTGCGCTCCGCCACCAACGTCCTCTCCGAGCTCGACGGTCGCGGCTACGACCTCGCGCTCATCGGCATCACGCGCGAGGGAACGTGGCTCAACTACACCGGTGACGCAGCCGACGTCCGCGAGGGCGACGCCTGGGCCTCCCATGACGTGTGCCCCGTCGTCGTCGTGCCGGGAGATGGCCTGTTCCGCCACGAGGCCGACGGCACGCTCTGCCGCATCGCCGTGGACGTGGCGCTTCCCGTGCTTCACGGCCAGGGCGGCGAGGACGGCATCACGCAGGCCCTGCTCGAGAGCGCGGGCGTGCCCTACGTGGGCTGCGGCGTGCTGTCGAGCGCCGTGTGCATGGACAAGGACGCCTCGCACCGCCTGGCCGCGGCCTCTGGCATCCGCGTGCCCAAGTGCGAGGTGCTCTACCGCGGTGCCACCGAGGCGGACATGCGTGCGGCCGTTGAGGCCTGCGGCGGCTACCCCGTGTTCGTGAAGCCCACGCGCGGCGGCTCCTCCTACGGCGTCTCCAAGGTCGCCGACGCCTCCGAGATGGCCCATGCCCTCGAGGTGGCCTTCGCGCTCGATCCCAAGGTCTCCGTGGAGGAGGCCATCGAGGGCACCGAGGTGGGCTGCGCCATCACGGGCGATGCGTCCGGCAAGCTTGAGATGGGCGTCGTGGACGAGACGGTCGTGACCGACGGCGGCTTCTTCCACATCCACCAGGACCAGACGGCCGGTGCCGCCGCGAGCTCCAAGAACTCCTCGCTGCGCTGCCCCGCCCAGATCTCCGACGACGAGATGGCCTGCGTGCGCGAGACGGGCTTCGCGGTGTATCGCGCGCTGTGCTGCTCGGGCTTCGCGCGCGTGGACCTGTTCGTGACGCCCGCGGGCGAGGTCGTGCTCAACGAGGTCAACACGATTCCGGGCCTCACGCGCTACTCGCGCTTCCCCGAGATGATGAAGGCGTCCGGCCGAGCCCTCGCCGACGTGCTTGACGGCCTCATCCGCACCGCTGCCGCCGGACAGGACCGCTAG
- a CDS encoding TatD family hydrolase translates to MSHATQLIADALTLEDGELFHTKKGKARPCPPPLAPLADTHGHLTVLRSHDPALAVARAAIAGVRLLVVPIDPVGDCGLDPTDDMPSRTPAELIAFLDEAHRIAGELLGEFAEAGLVPPEFSGWELLGGATPDMPLDLRFVAGVHPYGAPAFNEACEARMRELLSAERCVGVGEIGLDYGPYNEVEPDCQLDVFRRQLLMAHELGLPVELHIRDAADDAHATAHAQAAALLAEVGVPPAGCDVHCFTSGPEVLSPFVELGCTVAFGGAATFNKSDDIRDAAAACPLAQIVTETDSPYMAPVPVRGEECEPAMVAFTARCLADVRDEAGVSTPDETYASLWNNARRLFSL, encoded by the coding sequence GTGAGTCACGCCACGCAGCTCATCGCGGATGCCCTCACGCTCGAGGACGGCGAGCTGTTCCACACCAAGAAGGGCAAGGCGCGCCCCTGCCCGCCGCCGCTCGCGCCGCTTGCCGACACGCACGGCCACCTCACGGTGCTGCGCAGCCATGACCCGGCGCTTGCCGTGGCGCGTGCGGCGATTGCCGGCGTGCGGCTGCTCGTGGTGCCCATCGACCCGGTGGGGGACTGCGGGCTCGACCCCACGGACGACATGCCGTCCCGCACCCCGGCCGAGCTCATCGCATTCTTGGACGAGGCGCACCGGATCGCCGGCGAGCTTCTCGGCGAGTTTGCCGAGGCGGGCCTTGTGCCGCCCGAGTTCTCCGGGTGGGAGCTGCTGGGCGGCGCCACGCCTGACATGCCGCTTGACCTGCGCTTTGTTGCGGGCGTCCATCCGTACGGCGCGCCTGCGTTCAACGAGGCGTGCGAGGCGCGCATGCGCGAGCTGCTTAGCGCCGAGCGCTGCGTGGGCGTGGGCGAGATAGGCCTGGACTACGGCCCCTACAACGAGGTGGAGCCAGACTGCCAGCTCGACGTGTTCCGTCGCCAGCTGCTCATGGCCCACGAGCTCGGCCTTCCCGTGGAGCTGCACATCCGCGACGCCGCGGACGACGCGCACGCCACGGCCCATGCCCAGGCCGCGGCGCTGCTCGCCGAGGTGGGCGTGCCGCCCGCGGGCTGCGACGTCCACTGCTTCACGTCCGGGCCCGAGGTCCTCTCGCCGTTCGTGGAGCTCGGCTGCACCGTGGCATTCGGCGGTGCCGCCACGTTCAACAAGAGCGATGACATTCGCGACGCCGCGGCGGCGTGCCCGCTTGCCCAGATCGTGACCGAGACGGACAGCCCCTACATGGCCCCCGTCCCCGTGCGGGGCGAGGAGTGCGAGCCGGCCATGGTGGCCTTCACGGCCCGCTGCCTGGCCGACGTCCGCGACGAGGCCGGCGTGTCGACGCCTGACGAGACCTACGCCTCCCTCTGGAACAACGCCCGCCGCCTCTTCTCGCTGTAG
- the rsmA gene encoding 16S rRNA (adenine(1518)-N(6)/adenine(1519)-N(6))-dimethyltransferase RsmA: protein MPASPLANPTATREMLERFGLATKHRLGQNFLVDDHVIARILDLARLDEDSHVVEVGPGIGTLTLGMLPHAGSVVSIEADHTLEPVLADLAHEFPSFAYVMGDALKVSWESVCAAGVGEGDAKIRVEPNILVANLPYNVAATIILKYLAEHPSLAAAVVMVQAEVADRICAAPGSKAYGAYTAKLNLYGRVTGRFEVPPTCFMPAPHVNSAVVRIERASVADPETGAALGPERLAATAAVTDAAFAQRRKTIRNSMAARGFEKAALDEAFVAADVSPTARAETLACEDFVRLASALAAAEAIPADLPVRFSAGGAGK from the coding sequence ATGCCCGCGTCGCCCCTCGCAAACCCAACCGCCACGCGCGAGATGCTCGAGCGCTTTGGCCTGGCCACGAAGCACCGCCTGGGCCAGAACTTCCTCGTGGACGATCACGTCATCGCCCGCATTCTCGACCTGGCTCGCCTGGACGAGGACAGCCACGTCGTGGAGGTGGGCCCCGGCATCGGCACCCTCACGCTTGGCATGCTGCCGCACGCGGGCTCGGTTGTCTCCATCGAGGCCGACCACACGCTCGAGCCCGTGCTCGCAGACCTCGCGCACGAGTTCCCCTCGTTTGCCTACGTCATGGGCGACGCCCTCAAGGTGAGCTGGGAGAGCGTGTGCGCCGCCGGTGTGGGGGAGGGAGACGCGAAGATTCGCGTTGAGCCCAACATCCTCGTGGCCAACCTGCCCTACAACGTCGCGGCCACGATCATCCTCAAGTACCTGGCCGAGCACCCCTCGCTGGCGGCGGCCGTGGTCATGGTGCAGGCCGAGGTCGCAGACCGCATCTGCGCCGCGCCCGGCTCCAAGGCCTACGGCGCCTACACGGCCAAGCTCAACCTCTATGGCCGCGTGACGGGCCGCTTTGAGGTGCCGCCCACGTGCTTCATGCCCGCGCCCCATGTGAACTCGGCCGTCGTGCGCATCGAGCGCGCGAGCGTGGCCGATCCCGAGACGGGCGCCGCGCTTGGGCCCGAGCGCCTTGCCGCCACGGCCGCCGTGACCGACGCCGCGTTCGCCCAGCGCCGCAAGACGATCCGCAACTCCATGGCCGCCCGCGGCTTCGAGAAGGCCGCGCTCGACGAGGCGTTTGTGGCCGCGGACGTCTCGCCCACGGCGCGCGCCGAGACGCTTGCCTGCGAGGACTTCGTCCGCCTTGCCTCCGCGCTCGCCGCCGCCGAGGCCATCCCGGCAGACCTGCCCGTGCGCTTCAGCGCGGGAGGTGCCGGGAAGTGA
- the metG gene encoding methionine--tRNA ligase yields the protein MADKPSYFVTTPIYYVNADPHLGTAYSTILADVQARYRRAAGYNVKFLTGMDEHGEKVAEAAAKHGMTPQEWTDSQAPHFKDLWKKLEISNDDFIRTTEPRQYKAVQYLWERMKESGYLYKGSYDGWYCVPDETYFTETQVEKGDEENGTPGAHLCPDCHRPLERVKEESYFFKLSAFQDRLLKLYDEHPDFVQPDFRMNEVRSFVEGGLNDLSVSRTSFDWGIPVPFDDGHVTYVWFDALLNYMTAVGYGVDTPEAAAELAYRWPANLHIVGKDIIRFHCVIWPAMLMAIGEALPEHVFAHGFLTVRNAETGAAEKMSKSRGNAIAPADVIDLLGVEGYRYYFMTDVTPGMDGAISFERMEQVYNADLANSWGNLISRSVNMSMKYFDGGSPARPADAHAFANPLADAAEGIFARYSARMEVLDYTGAKDEAMELIHAANHYIEDSEPWALAKNPEKADELAFVIYNLLEAIRISAHLLAPFMPQTSAEALRRIACEAETGTDDLAAMCAWGRFEGNKPVEKGDPLFPRLEAKKN from the coding sequence ATGGCAGACAAGCCCTCGTACTTCGTCACCACCCCCATCTACTACGTCAACGCCGACCCACACCTGGGCACCGCGTACTCAACCATCCTCGCCGACGTCCAGGCGCGCTACCGTCGCGCCGCCGGCTACAACGTCAAGTTCCTCACCGGCATGGACGAGCACGGCGAGAAGGTCGCCGAGGCCGCTGCCAAGCACGGCATGACGCCGCAGGAGTGGACCGACTCCCAGGCCCCGCACTTCAAGGACCTCTGGAAGAAGCTCGAGATTTCCAACGACGACTTCATCCGCACCACCGAGCCGCGCCAGTACAAGGCCGTGCAGTACCTCTGGGAGCGCATGAAGGAGTCCGGCTATCTCTATAAGGGCAGCTACGACGGCTGGTACTGCGTGCCCGACGAGACCTACTTCACCGAGACCCAGGTCGAGAAGGGTGACGAGGAGAACGGCACGCCCGGTGCCCACCTCTGCCCCGACTGCCACCGCCCGCTCGAGCGCGTGAAGGAGGAGAGCTACTTCTTCAAGCTCTCCGCGTTCCAGGACAGGCTCCTCAAGCTCTATGACGAGCACCCCGACTTCGTCCAGCCGGACTTCCGCATGAACGAGGTGCGCTCCTTCGTCGAAGGCGGCCTGAACGACCTGTCCGTCTCGCGCACGAGCTTTGACTGGGGCATCCCCGTGCCCTTCGACGACGGCCACGTCACCTACGTGTGGTTCGACGCCCTGCTCAACTACATGACGGCCGTGGGCTACGGCGTCGACACGCCCGAGGCCGCCGCCGAGCTCGCCTACCGCTGGCCCGCCAACCTCCACATCGTGGGCAAGGACATCATCCGCTTCCACTGCGTCATCTGGCCGGCCATGCTCATGGCCATCGGCGAGGCCCTGCCCGAGCACGTCTTTGCCCACGGTTTCCTCACCGTGCGCAACGCCGAGACGGGCGCCGCGGAGAAGATGAGCAAGAGCCGCGGCAACGCCATCGCGCCGGCCGACGTCATCGACCTTCTCGGCGTCGAGGGCTACCGCTACTACTTCATGACCGACGTCACGCCCGGCATGGACGGCGCCATCAGCTTCGAGCGCATGGAGCAGGTCTACAACGCCGACCTCGCCAACAGCTGGGGCAACCTCATCAGCCGCTCGGTGAACATGAGCATGAAGTACTTCGACGGCGGCTCCCCGGCACGTCCCGCAGACGCCCACGCGTTCGCAAACCCGCTGGCAGACGCGGCCGAGGGCATCTTTGCGCGCTACTCCGCGCGCATGGAGGTGCTCGACTACACCGGCGCCAAGGACGAGGCCATGGAGCTCATCCACGCCGCCAACCATTACATCGAGGACTCCGAGCCCTGGGCACTCGCCAAGAATCCCGAGAAGGCCGACGAGCTCGCCTTCGTGATCTACAACCTGCTCGAGGCCATCCGCATCTCCGCTCACCTGCTCGCCCCGTTCATGCCCCAGACGAGCGCCGAGGCACTGCGCCGCATCGCCTGCGAGGCCGAGACCGGCACCGACGACCTCGCCGCCATGTGCGCGTGGGGCCGCTTTGAGGGCAACAAGCCCGTCGAGAAGGGCGACCCGCTGTTCCCCCGCCTCGAGGCCAAGAAGAACTAG
- a CDS encoding ATP-binding protein: protein MASPCSNWSIVSWFEQRVFAWSDKPTPKRFAIDTLIVFLTMLLATVLGAIFYSLDMEACIVITYVLAVLCVSLLTVGRLHCLVASALAVLFYNFFFTHPRFSLTAWGRTYPATFAVMFVVAFIASTVAVTLRREVHASQLAYRRTQVILEADEALRRCSTREQIIDAIGAQLSKLLEAEVIWYAEGISGFAPQRHFSAVSATQTEPIVETPMARRAMENRSAVGAGTGCFPSASGYYLPVISDNEVIGVMGACLGNKTPLPAEQNEAEAVVGEASLALNRIQALEQREEAAVLAKNEQLRANLLRSISHDLRTPLTAISGNADVLLSDGDALSADKRAELLRDIRSDANWLNATVENLLAITRLENGNVQLNTTVELLDDIIEEALRHANPDICQHRLEIEPCEDLLLVKVDAKLIVQVVVNLVNNAVTHTQAGSTIRVSTRSRGSEAIVRVEDDGPGIKDSDKAHVFESFYTVGRTLADSKRSVGLGLSLCKSIVEAHGGSIVIQDAVPHGCAFEFALPRYELTEGTQEDAD, encoded by the coding sequence ATGGCAAGCCCGTGCTCAAATTGGAGCATAGTCTCGTGGTTCGAGCAGAGGGTTTTCGCGTGGTCCGATAAGCCCACGCCCAAGCGCTTCGCGATCGACACGCTTATCGTCTTCCTGACGATGCTGCTTGCCACGGTTCTTGGCGCCATCTTCTACAGCCTCGACATGGAAGCATGCATAGTCATCACGTATGTCTTGGCCGTTCTCTGCGTCTCGCTCCTCACCGTGGGACGCCTCCACTGCCTCGTGGCCTCCGCACTGGCAGTCCTGTTCTATAACTTCTTCTTCACCCACCCGCGCTTCTCGCTCACTGCCTGGGGCAGGACCTATCCCGCGACGTTCGCAGTCATGTTCGTGGTCGCATTCATTGCCAGTACCGTTGCCGTGACGCTCAGGCGCGAAGTCCATGCCTCACAGCTCGCATATCGAAGGACGCAGGTCATCCTCGAAGCGGACGAAGCGCTACGCAGGTGCTCCACGCGCGAGCAAATCATTGATGCGATTGGCGCCCAACTGTCCAAGCTGCTCGAAGCCGAAGTCATCTGGTATGCCGAGGGCATCTCGGGCTTTGCTCCCCAAAGACACTTCTCCGCCGTCTCGGCAACGCAGACAGAGCCAATCGTCGAGACTCCCATGGCTCGTAGGGCTATGGAGAACAGGAGCGCGGTCGGCGCCGGGACCGGCTGCTTCCCCTCCGCAAGCGGCTATTATCTGCCGGTCATCTCGGACAACGAGGTTATCGGCGTAATGGGTGCCTGCCTTGGCAATAAGACGCCACTCCCCGCCGAGCAAAACGAGGCGGAGGCAGTTGTGGGCGAGGCGTCTCTCGCGCTCAATCGCATCCAGGCGCTAGAACAGCGCGAGGAGGCCGCCGTGCTAGCCAAGAACGAGCAGCTTCGCGCCAACCTCCTCCGCTCGATCTCGCACGACCTGCGCACACCGCTCACGGCAATCTCGGGAAACGCCGACGTTCTGCTCTCGGACGGAGATGCGCTGAGCGCGGACAAGCGCGCAGAGCTGCTCCGAGACATTCGATCCGACGCGAACTGGCTGAACGCAACCGTTGAGAACCTCCTCGCCATCACTCGCCTCGAAAACGGGAACGTCCAGCTGAATACCACCGTAGAGCTCCTCGACGACATCATCGAGGAGGCGTTGCGCCACGCCAATCCAGACATCTGCCAGCATCGTCTGGAAATCGAGCCGTGCGAGGACCTCCTCCTCGTCAAGGTGGATGCCAAGCTGATTGTCCAGGTCGTGGTCAATCTGGTGAACAACGCCGTAACCCACACGCAGGCGGGTTCGACCATCCGCGTCTCAACGCGCTCGCGAGGTAGCGAGGCCATTGTCAGGGTCGAAGATGATGGCCCCGGCATCAAGGATAGCGATAAGGCGCATGTCTTCGAATCCTTCTATACGGTCGGCCGGACGCTCGCGGACTCCAAGCGAAGCGTCGGGCTTGGCCTCTCCCTTTGCAAGTCGATTGTGGAGGCGCACGGGGGTAGCAT